In Candidatus Woesearchaeota archaeon, a genomic segment contains:
- a CDS encoding DNA-directed RNA polymerase subunit N — MIIPIRCFSCGKPVSHLWEDYNKCLERGEIRKKILDNLGLERQCCRALFLTHVDLIDLVAQYKKV, encoded by the coding sequence ATTATAATACCTATAAGATGTTTTTCATGTGGAAAGCCTGTATCCCATTTATGGGAAGATTATAATAAATGTCTTGAAAGAGGGGAAATTAGAAAAAAAATTCTAGATAATTTAGGCTTGGAAAGACAATGTTGCAGAGCTTTATTTCTGACTCACGTTGATTTAATCGATTTAGTTGCGCAGTATAAAAAAGTTTAA